From the genome of SAR202 cluster bacterium:
AGTGTGTCTTGGTTGAGATAACACCCGCCACCTCGTTGCCGGTGCTGTAACCTACCAGCTTCCCCTTGTATATCACGATGACCAGTTCGCCCTCGGCGATCGTCTTTTCAGTGTCCGCGCGGAAGCCGATTCTGTCGAACGGGCCTACCAGGCGCTCCGGCGTACCCTTGTACATTATCGCCGGGCGCTCTGCAGCATAGGGGATCTTGTTCGATTCCGGCCACTTCTCAACGGTCTCGGGCGCCACCTTGTAGTTGCCCAGGCCGCCGGCCCACATTTCCGCCGGGTCGATGGGCCGGATTATCCTCGCGTCGCCGGAGCCCGTCTTCGACCACTCGATCAGCGTGTCCAATTTGTAGGTCTTGCCTCGGCCTTGCGACAGAACGCTTTTCGCAATTGAATCCACGCTCTGGCCCGTCAGGTGGCTAGCCTTCAGGAGGTCGACGAAGTCACCGACGCCGTCGTTGATAGAAGTAAGCGAAGCGAGTGTTCCGGGAGCGGTCTCCACGAGAATGTGTTTGCCGCCGAACTTTTCTTGAATTCTGTAGTAGCGCACTAAATTCCTCTGTTATTCATACAGTTGCAGTTGCTTGACAAGGCTTTCTCAGCCGCGCCAGAGTGCATTATGGGCCTTTGGCCTGTCACGTGCAACGATGGTCAAAAGAACAGGGGCGGTCAGGCGTTGCCTGGCCGCCCCCATCTTGGAGTCAAATGTTGCGGGTCTCGCGACCCTTACTTCTTGCCCTGCGCCGCCTTGTTCAGATCGGCGCCGGCGGTGAAGCCGACCCTCTTGTGGGAGGGGACCGTGATGAGCGCGCCGGCCCTGCCGCCGCGGATTGGCTTGACCTTCCGCGCCTTGACCGTTCGTACGGAGAAGGAGCCGAAGCCGGTGAGTACCACCCGGTCACCCTTCCTCAGCGCATCCTGAATGCTCTCAATGACCGCATTCAGGGCCGCCTCGCCCTGCGCCTTGGACCCGCCAAGCTTGGTTGCCACAGCGCCGGTGAGGTCACTCTTCCTGAGAACGCTATTCTTTCTTGCAGCCATTCTGCGAAATCCTCCCAAGTTTTTTTATAGCCAGTAGTCCGTTCGAATGCCTTCGCGACACGGGTGTCATCCGACCGTGACGCCTATGTCCTCCCTGTCGGCACCGATAGTATTTGGATGATAACGCAATGTCAAGTCCCCCAGACCATGAATTAACAGGCTTTATCGATTTGGGCGATAAATTCATATAAAATAGACAGATGTCAGTACAAAAGTTCCGGAAGAACTTTAAGACATGTACGGCGCCACGAAATTAAATTCGTGTGCCTGGAACCTTTCAAATCCGTGTATTTTCTTCACGCCGCAACACTTCCTATCGTCCGGTAGTGCTAATCCCACCGGGACGTGGCAATGAATGAGGGCTATCGGCTGAAATCATGTGGATGGATATTTGCCGCATCGGTATACTGAAGCTGAGAGCGCCGCAAGGCCTGTATTCTTTGCCGGGCGCAAACGTTTCCGACCAGGTCCATGGAATGGAGGAGCATGACGACTCCACAGAGTGACGACCAGGCGCTCGCACCGTCTGTCCATGACAGCGTTGCCGAGCCGTCTAACCCCTCGAGCGCCGGTGCCGGCAGGACCGCTGTGGTCCTTTCTCTCGGCATGCTGCTGGGGTTTTTCCTCGGCTGGTTCGCCTACCAGTCGCCGTGGAGCTCAAGTCGCGACATGGCTCCCCTTTAAGACGAGGAAATCGTCACTGCCGTCTTCGAAAGGGCCAGCAAAGCAGTAGTTGAGATTACTACCATCCAGGGACTGAGTGAGGGCGTCGGATCGGGATTCCTCATAGACAATGAAGGTCACATAGTCACAAATTTCCATGTCGTCGATGAAGCAGACTCGATCTCCGTCAGGCTCGCGGATGGGCGCAATATCCCTGGGGAGCGCCTGGGAGTTAGCAGGCTGGATGACCTGGCGGTAATCAAGGTATCCCCGGAGCTCGTACGCGGCATCGCGCCGCTGGAGTTCGCAGATTCCAGCAAGATCGTTCCGGGGCAGATGGCTATTGCGATCGGTAGCCCATTCAGGAATTTCAACTCAGTGAGCGTCGGTGTTGTCAGTGGGACCCGGCGTAGCACGGAAAACATTTCCACTCGCCGCCCGATAACGGACCTGGTGCAAACGGACGCCGCCCTGAACCCCGGCAACTCCGGGGGGCCGCTGCTGGACGCCAATGGTCTTGTTGTCGGAGTGAACACAGCCGTGCGGGTCCAGAACTCGGTCCAGATAGGTGTCGGCCTGGCTATTCCAAGCAACACGGTTGTTGGGCTGCTGGACCAGCTAAAGGTGGCTGGTGATGTTCGTCGGCCTTACATCGGCATTAGCGGCGAGTCTCTTACACGCGAGGTGGCACGCAGTCTGGGACTGGACACTGACGCCGGCATCCTGGTCCGCAGCGTTGTTGCAGGCAGCCCCGCCGAGAGAGCCGACCTCCGTGGCCTTGAGATAAGCCCGGTGAGGCGGTTAGGTGATATCGTCACCGCCGTGGATGGGCGAAGTGTCGCTTCCGTGGAGGAGATGGTCAGTTACTTTAACGGTCTTAAGCCAGGCGACGAGGTGGTCCTCACCGTCCTCAGGGACAACCACTCACGCCAGGTCCCCATCGTCCTCGATCCATGGCCGGACGACCTGCAGCAAGACAGGTAGCCCTGTCTGATTTGAATGCAGCAACGCGGGCGTAGACAGCCTGCAACCACTCTTCGTTCTTCCCGGAGGCGCATGACCCTATCGGAGCACCCAGTCATCACCATAAGTCGAGGCGGCGCAATCCTGATGGCCGTTCCTATGCGCAAGCTGAAAATGTCGATCGGGCGGAGCCTGGCGAACGATGTTGTCCTGGTGGAACCGGGAATATCCCGCTCGCATGTTGAAATCGAAAGAACGCCGTCCGGTTACATCATCAGGCAGGTCACGACTCTGGGGTCGATTGCCGTCAACGGGCGCCGGCTGGACGAGTCTGAAGCGGTCATCAACACCGGAGACGCCATATCAATCGGCGAAACCGGCGTGGAAATCACCCTGAGCCTGGGCGTTTCCCAGGACTTGCCGGTCAGCCCGGCCCCACAACTCGAACTGAAACCGGCCACATTGCCTGCTCCCCCCATAGCAATTGAGGTAGCTGCGGAGGCTGCCGAGTTCAAGCCACCCGCGCCTCCCGAGGCTGCCGGCAAGCCTCCGGCTTCCGCGCCGGACGTGCAAAGAAGCGCCTCGGACAGGCTCTACGAAGGCTCTGTCCTCCTGGATGTGAGGGCCGAAGGTAAGATCGATTCGGTGATGTCATTCGTACGCCAGCTCCGAAAGAGCCCGGACATGCGCTTCATGCGCATGGTCAACCGGCCCGGCGGCGTCGAGATAACACTCGGAGTGCGTCAGCCAATTCCCGTAAAGCGGATAATTGAAGCAATAGAAGATGTATCCGTTGTGGAAGCCGACATGTCCCAGGGGACGTCGGGCGAGTCGAGGTTCCTGGTGGAACTCGGGCGCAGGGCCTGATAGGCCGGTCCGCGTTGCCATCTACGGTGTCGCTTGATGAGGCTGGCCCCGATGTTTAGAAAGCACTGAAACGGTTTAATAATAGTATGAGGGCCTGTTGCGGGACGCATGGGTCACGCCCCGCATGGGCGGTCCTATATCAAATGCACTGTAAGGGGTACGATGGCGGTTCCAGATGTCTGAGCGCATCCAACCAGGTGAACTGTCCGCCCCTCTGGCGGGCTCCGTTGCTGGGTCGCTCCAGATGCTCGACGCAATCCTCTCAGCGTCGCCGAGCCATGTCTACCTGTACGACAGCAATGGCCGTTACCTCTACGCCAACACTGCCGCACTTGACGCGCTCCAGCTGCGTCCTGCGGACATCATTGGCAAGAGCTGGCGCGAGCTCGGATTCCCGGCTGGCATAATGGAACAGTTCGAGCACCGCCTGCGCGCGGTTTTCGAGTCCGGCCGGTCGCTGACTGACGTAACCGTTTTCCCCGTAATGGGAGAGATCCGCGATTACGAGTACCACCTTAGCCCGGTCAAGTCGTCTAACGGGGAGACGACCAGTGTCGTGGCCACTGTCACCGATGTAACAGCCCAGCGGCGCGCGACGGCGGAAACGCAGCTGCTGCTCTCTATCACCCAGTCCGTTGCGGAAGCCGCCGACTTTCATGAAGCGCTCTCCCTGATAGTCTCCGGAATTGCCCGCCATATCGGATGGCCATGCGGCAGCGCGTGGGCTGTTGGCCCCGC
Proteins encoded in this window:
- a CDS encoding PDZ domain-containing protein; amino-acid sequence: MAIAIGSPFRNFNSVSVGVVSGTRRSTENISTRRPITDLVQTDAALNPGNSGGPLLDANGLVVGVNTAVRVQNSVQIGVGLAIPSNTVVGLLDQLKVAGDVRRPYIGISGESLTREVARSLGLDTDAGILVRSVVAGSPAERADLRGLEISPVRRLGDIVTAVDGRSVASVEEMVSYFNGLKPGDEVVLTVLRDNHSRQVPIVLDPWPDDLQQDR
- a CDS encoding fumarylacetoacetate hydrolase family protein, whose translation is MRYYRIQEKFGGKHILVETAPGTLASLTSINDGVGDFVDLLKASHLTGQSVDSIAKSVLSQGRGKTYKLDTLIEWSKTGSGDARIIRPIDPAEMWAGGLGNYKVAPETVEKWPESNKIPYAAERPAIMYKGTPERLVGPFDRIGFRADTEKTIAEGELVIVIYKGKLVGYSTGNEVAGVISTKTHWWNVPAKVFKGCASLGPCIVTPESLPNVTALKMELIHKRNGKDVARVQATTALQRQPEDLVRWTVAHDTPPDLTIMYTGGCVADGNAAFQAGDVVTISLEGVGYVENQVEMV
- a CDS encoding HU family DNA-binding protein yields the protein MAARKNSVLRKSDLTGAVATKLGGSKAQGEAALNAVIESIQDALRKGDRVVLTGFGSFSVRTVKARKVKPIRGGRAGALITVPSHKRVGFTAGADLNKAAQGKK
- a CDS encoding FHA domain-containing protein, encoding MQQRGRRQPATTLRSSRRRMTLSEHPVITISRGGAILMAVPMRKLKMSIGRSLANDVVLVEPGISRSHVEIERTPSGYIIRQVTTLGSIAVNGRRLDESEAVINTGDAISIGETGVEITLSLGVSQDLPVSPAPQLELKPATLPAPPIAIEVAAEAAEFKPPAPPEAAGKPPASAPDVQRSASDRLYEGSVLLDVRAEGKIDSVMSFVRQLRKSPDMRFMRMVNRPGGVEITLGVRQPIPVKRIIEAIEDVSVVEADMSQGTSGESRFLVELGRRA